The Coffea arabica cultivar ET-39 chromosome 8e, Coffea Arabica ET-39 HiFi, whole genome shotgun sequence genome window below encodes:
- the LOC113704691 gene encoding cytosolic sulfotransferase 15-like — protein sequence MEETPIFRPSSSTKVVEDMDEFQELLQTIPKVNWDGRWLYYYNNFWCPERVLKSTIFFQRNFKAKDSDIILASIPKSGTTWLKSLSFTIINRKKCTIPESPLLITNPHDLVRSMEYGLFLNSENPDLEAFSCPRIFSTHLPYHALPQSILNAKCRIIYICRNPLDQFISLRHFLLENSGEDQQKALPIDEAFELFCKGLYPFGPVWDHAEGYWNASLNDVQKVVFLKYEDLKIDATSHVKMLAEFLRFPFSPEEVENGVVEEIVKLCSLENLKNMEVNKNGVVVKSPTAKFKAGSYFRKGEVGDWKNFLNNSMAERYKKIMEEKLGKSGLAFELL from the coding sequence ATGGAAGAAACGCCAATATTCCGTCCTTCATCCTCAACCAAAGTTGTAGAGGATATGGATGAATTTCAAGAATTGCTACAAACAATTCCTAAAGTAAACTGGGATGGCCGGTGGCTATACTACTACAACAATTTTTGGTGTCCAGAAAGAGTGCTTAAATCCACAATTTTCTTTCAAAGAAACTTCAAAGCTAAGGATTCCGACATTATCTTAGCATCCATCCCTAAATCAGGCACCACTTGGCTAAAATCACTAAGCTTTACCATCATCAACCGCAAGAAGTGCACAATACCAGAGAGCCCTCTCCTCATCACCAATCCTCATGATCTTGTAAGATCCATGGAGTATGGTTTATTTCTGAATAGCGAAAATCCTGATCTTGAGGCCTTCTCATGTCCAAGAATTTTCTCAACACATCTGCCCTACCATGCCCTACCTCAATCGATTTTGAATGCCAAATGTCGCATAATTTATATATGCAGAAACCCTTTGGATCAGTTCATTTCTCTCCGGCactttttgcttgaaaatagtGGTGAAGATCAGCAAAAAGCACTTCCTATTGATGAAGCttttgaattattttgcaaaGGTTTATACCCTTTTGGTCCCGTTTGGGATCATGCTGAGGGGTACTGGAATGCAAGCCTAAATGATGTTCAAAAGGTGGTGTTTCTCAAGTACGAGGATCTCAAAATAGATGCAACTTCTCACGTGAAGATGCTAGCAGAGTTCTTGCGATTTCCTTTTTCTCCAGAGGAAGTTGAAAATGGTGTAGTCGAAGAAATAGTTAAGCTTTGTAGCTTAGAGAATCTCAAGAATATGGAGGTGAACAAGAATGGTGTTGTTGTTAAATCTCCAACTGCTAAGTTTAAAGCTGGTTCCTATTTCAGAAAGGGAGAAGTTGGAGATTGGAAAAATTTTCTCAATAATTCCATGGCAGAACGTTACAAGAAGATTATGGAAGAAAAGTTGGGAAAATCTGGTTTGGCATTTGAACTGTTATGA